CCTCTACACAAGAAATGATGAATTTATGCAATACTACATTAGATGTTTTTGCATCTTTAAATGACAAAATAAAAATCCAAAATTTACTAAAAAATAACAATATTGTAACTAAATTTAAATGTGAAACTCGACGTAAAGACGGAAGTATATTTTTAACAACTCGCACAATTCGAAAAATTTATGATCAATACGGAGAACTTGAATATTACGAAGCTTTTGTAAACGAAATATTTGACAGTAAATAAAAATTTTGCAGTATATTAAATTAGAGAAATATTTTTAAGTACCACTGTATAAAAAATATAATAATTTTAAAATTTAATAAAAATATTTACGACAGACAAGGTGATTTTACACTATTCACAAACCAGGAGGAAATGGGATGAAGAACATTAAGTTAGGCATAAAAATTGGCGGAGGGTTTAGCATACTAATTCTTATTGCTTGCACCCTTGGCGGTCTAGCTGTTTTTAACATGAAAACCGTAGAAAATGATTCCGTCCGACTCGCCAATGAATATGTACCTGAAGTCGGAATTGCAGGTGAAGTTGAACGTAATGCCCAATTGGCTATGTATGCATGGCGAGGTTATGCTTTTACTAAAAGTTTGGATTTTCTTGCAGAAGGCAAAAAAAAGCTTGATGATGTTCAACAGAACATCATCACAGCAAAAGCTCACGCTAACAAATATCCTGACTTAGTAAAATTACGGGAAAGCGTAGACTTAGCCCAAATTAAAATTACAGAATATCAAAAGCAAGCAGTTGAAACTGAAAGGTTGCTCGGGATTCAAGACACAAGTCTAGTAGCGGCTCGCGATGCCGGTGATATTTTTTTTCAAAATGCTGAAGCCTTTCTTGAGAGCCAAAATACAGCCATGGCTAATGAAATTGACAATGGCTCCTCCCCAGAAAATTTAAAAGAAAGGCTGCTGAAAATAACGCAGATAAATAATGTTATTGATTTAGGAAATTATGCTCGCATAACAACTTGGCGGGGTTTAGGGCTTCGGAATCCGAAACTACTCGAAGAAGCAATGCAGGTTTTTACAAAAGTTGGTGATTTACTTGATCAGCTTAAATTAACCACACGCCAAGAAGTAAATTTAAAGCAAATTAGCACAATTAGAGAAGCTGGCGAATCATACAAAACAAATTTGAATACTCTTTATAGTAGCGTGCTTGAAGTTGAAAAATTAAATAAGTTGCGCACAGAAACAGGTAACGATGTATTGTCTGTTGCTCAAAATATTTCTGTGGCTGGAATGGATCAAACACAGAATATCGCAAATGAAGCTGTCACGAATCTTTCTACTGCATCAACAGTCATGATTTCAGGGCTCAGCATTGGGGTCTTGATCGGTGTTATTACTGCAATTTTTTTGACCAAGGGGATTACTGGGCCAGTACGGCAGGGTGTCGAATTTGCTCGGAAGTTGGCAGAAGGCGATCTAACAGCCAAACTTGATGTCGACCAAAAAGATGAAGTTGGTGTGCTTGCACAAGCTCTGCGAGACATGGTCAGTAAGCTGCGTGAAATTGTGACTGAGGTACAGTCAGCCTCTGACAATGTAGCATCTGGCTCTGAAGAACTGAGCGCATCAGCCGAGCAATTATCGCAGGGCGCGACGGAACAGGCCGCATCCGTAGAAGAAGTGTCATCGAGCATGGAGGAGATGGGATCAAATATTCGACAAAACGCCGACAACGCCTCCCAGACCGAAAAGATCGCCTTAAAGGCCGCCGTTGATGCCGAAGCCGGCGGCAAGGCCGTGGTCCAGGCCGTTGGCGCCATGAAAAACATCGCCGAGAAGATCTCCATTGTCGAGGAAATTGCCCGCCAGACCAACCTACTGGCTTTGAACGCCGCCATTGAGGCCGCCCGGGCCGGAGAGCACGGCAAGGGATTCGCAGTAGTCGCCGCCGAGGTACGCAAGCTGGCCGAACGCAGCGGCTCTGCAGCTGCCGAAATCAGTGAGCTATCCTCCTCCACAGTGACCGTGGCCGACCAGGCCGGTCAGATGCTTATCAAGCTCGTCCCGGACATCCAACGCACGGCCGAACTGGTGCAGGAAATATCCGCCGCATCGAACGAACAGAACGCCGGAGCCGAACAGATCAATAAGGCCCTGCAGCAGCTTGATCAGGTCATCCAGCAAAACGCCTCGGCTTCCGAGGAGATGGCTTCCACATCCGAGGAACTGTCCAGCCAGGCCGAACAGCTGCAGTCCTCCATCTCCTTCTTCCATCTGGGCGCCACGACGACACGCGTCACGAGCCAGATGCCATCCCGGCGAGCCAAGCCCCAGGTTTCTAAAAAGGCTCCCAAAGCCCTAGTCTCCAAAGGTGCCTCAAGCGGATTGGCACTGGATATGGGACGAGACGATGAAGACGATGAATTCGAACGCTTCTAACCAGGGGACCAAGGAGGTGACTCATGAGTGACAACACTACGCTACAGTACCTGACCTTCGGCCTCGGAGAGGAAGTCTTTGCCTTGGAGACGGGCTCCGTGCGCGAGGTCATTGAGCTCGTGTCCGTGACCCGCATCCCGAAGACGCCGCCCTTCATGCGCGGTGTCATCAACCTGCGCGGACATGCAGTGCCCGTGGTCGATCTGCGTGTGAAGTTCGACATGCCGCAGGTCAATGACACAGTAAACACCTGCATCATCATCGTCGATGTGGAAGTAGAGGGCGAAAGCTGCTTCATGGGCGCTATCGTCGATTCCGTGCGCGAGGTCTTTGAAATGACCAATGACCAGATCAACCCGCCCCCACGCATGGGCACGTCCATCCGCACGGACTTCATCCGGGGCATGGGGAAGCAAAACGAGGAATTCATCATGATCCTCGACATTGGCAAGGTCTTCTCGCCTGAAGAGCTCATGGTTTTAGCCGAAAGCGGGCTTGAGGAAGAATAAAGGCAAAAATGCGTTGCACTCGGGAGTTGAGTGTGACTGAATATTCAAGATCTTACCCCGGTTCCATGCATCATCAAGAGTAGGAACCTTAACCGACACAATGCGGGTCAGGCGTCACTGCCTGGCCCGCACATTATGAACAAGGATCGGTCCATGCCGAACGACTCCGACACGCATTCCACAAACGACACTCTTGGGCTTGTTATGGATGCGTGCGCCCGCTCACTGCCGTCCCTCCTCCCTCGCTTGTCCTGTGTGATCAAAGACAGGGAAGAGGATTTTCTGCGGCTTGGGTCCACTGTTTTCGGCATAAACTCGCAAGCGAATACTTTTTCCTCAACCGCAAAATCCATGGCCTCCGCAGTTGGAGAAGGAGCCCTGCACGCTGCAATCTCCGAACTGCAGGCCCAGGCTGGCGAGGCCAAGGTCATGTTCGCATCCGTCTCGTCCGCTGAACAGCTGCAGGGGATGTCTGAAGTGCTGAATCTGATCCGGACTCTGGATCAGGCCATGGTCCAGTTTTATACGCTGGTGCAAACCCTCAAGGTACTGGAGATCACAACCCGCATTGAAAGCGCCCGTCTCGGAAGCGCGGGAACCGGGTTCACGACCTTGGCCGATGACGTCAAGTCCCTGGCGACGGTAATCGCCGAGCATACAAGAAAAATAGGCGATCATTCCCAGCTGCTGATGAATCAGGTCGCCTCGGCCCGCGAACGCAGCCAGAAGCAGCTTTCCGCCCAAGAGCGGATCGTGGTGGAGATGTTTTCGCAGCTCTTCTCAGGCATCACCGAACTGGAATCCATGCGCGCCGATTCGGCCTCGCTGGTCCTGGATCTAGCTAGGGGGTCGAAGCATGTGACCGAAAGCATGGGACATGTCATAGCCTCGGTGCAGTTTCACGACATCACCCGCCAGCAGGTTGAGCACGTCGAAAAAATCCTGGATCAGGCCGTGCTTGAAATGAACAAGCGGCCTCGGGATGAAGGTGAACTCGCGCTGGGAGCCTGGATACGGGACGTACTTCGGCTGCAGGCCCCGCAGCTGCGCCAGGCGCAGGAGATGTTTCGCCGGGCCGTGGAGGAGCTGATCAGCAACCTGTCCGCCATCGGCCTGAACATCGAAGGCCTGCACGGCAAGATCACCGCCGTGGCCTATGCCGATAAGCGGGACGGCTCGTCCATCCTCGACACCATCCGTCGGCATATCGCACAGGTCATGGAAGCCATGCGGACCACCAGCGGACATATTTCAGAGACATCGAGGACCATGTCCCGCATGGCCGACACCATTTCCACGGTAAACACGTTCGTGCGAGGCATCGAAGACATTGGCGCGGAGATCGAGCTTATCGCCCTCAACGCCAGGGTCACGGCGGCTCACACCGGAACTCAGGGCCGGACTCTGGGCGTCATTGCCATGGAAATTCAGAGCCTGTCCGTGGACGCGCGCACTCGCACCGGGAAGATCGCCGAGATCCTGACCCATATCTCCACCCTTGCGGACCGTCTCTCTGAGTTGGCCCACAGTTCAGACGTGTCAGAGCTTGTCGGCGGGATTCAGGGCCGTTTTGAAACCGTGCTTGATCACCTCGCGAGCCTTGATTCGGAGCTCGGCAAAAATATCGGACATCTCTCCGAGCTCGGCGAAAATCTGGTGACCCAAATCCGTTCCATGACCTCTTCCATCCATTTTCATGGCCAAGTATCAACCCTGCTCTTGGATCTCGAAAAGGAAATCGGAGGACTGGAGGACAAATTTAAACCCTTCGCGGAGGAGCTCGATGCGGCCAGGCAGCCCGAAAAACTTCGTGATCAGCTGTCCCGCTACACCATGGACAGCGAGCGACTGGTCCATCTAGCCGTGCTGGGACAGCATGAAGACACGGAACAGAACAGCGACGTGAACCTCTTTGGCGACAATGACGTGGAGCTTTTCGACGACAATGTGGAACTTTTCTAACCCCAGGAACTCTATCATGTTTGCATGCACCACTCAGGGTACCCCGGAACATCCGGTCATCAAGCTTGCCGGCAGCCTGACCCTCGAGCATTCCAAGGAAATTCACGTCGAACTTGTGGCCAGATTGCCCCAGGCAGGCGCCCTGACCATTGACCTCGAGAACTCGGAGAAATCGGATCTTTCTTTTGTCCAGATCCTCTGCTCCCTTTTGACGAATCAGAGCACACGAATCAGCTTCGTGTCCCTGCCCACGCACCTGCTAGAACTTGCGGCGAGTCTGGGCGCGGACAGTCTGATCAAGGAAATAACGAGTCGAATCGAGGATACAGTATGAGCAATACTATAATGACCGTGGATGACTCGGCCAGTGTCAGGCAGATGGTCTGCCTGACACTGAAGGACGCCGGATATGCGGTCATCGAAGCCTGCGACGGTAAGGACGCCCTGGCCAAACTGTCGGGACCGGTAAACATGATCGTGACCGATCTGAACATGCCCAACATGAACGGAATCGAACTTATCCGCGCCGTGCGCGCCATGCCTCAATACAAGTTTGTGCCCATCGTCATGCTGACCACGGAATCCCAGACATCCACTAAAGAAGAGGGCAAGGCGGCTGGAGCGACCGGCTGGATCGTCAAACCATTTAAACCGGATCAGCTCCTGGCAGTGGCCAAGAAACTGTTGCGCTAACCCGCCCCTCAAGGAGCATATATGTCCAGAGAAGAACTAAACCGGCAGGCATTCAAGGAAGAAGCCCTGGAACTGCTGGGAGAGCTGGAGACTTCCCTTCTGGAGCTTGAAGAGGACCCGAAAAACGACGAAGTCATCAACCGGGTCTTCCGCGCCATGCACACCATCAAGGGATCGGGCGCCATGTTCGGTTTCGAGGACATCGCCTCCTTCACGCATGAAGTGGAGACGGTCTTTGATCTGGCACGCAATGGGCAGATCTCCGTGTCCAAAGAGCTCCTCGACCTGACGCTGCTGGCCAGGGACCACATCTTGTCCATGCTCGAAGGCGAGGAACACGGGATCGGGACGCGAGCCAGAGAGGTCATCGTGGGCCTCAAGGCGCTCACACCCATTCAGGCGAAGGCCGAGCCCGATTCATCCCGCATGGAGGCGCCGCCTACCTGCGTCACAAGTTCCGACATGGGGACCTGGAGAATCCGTTTCGCCCCGCCCAGGAACCTCTTCCTGAGCGGCACAAACCCAGCCGCCCTGCTGGAAGAGCTGTGCGAAATGGGCGAGCACCACGTCATCATGCACACCAAAGAGATTCCGGAGCTGTCCGAGCTTGATCCAGAACAATGCCTAGTCTGGTGGGATGTGATCCTGACCACGGCCCGCAGCGAAGACGAGATCCGCGACGTTTTCATCTTCGTCGAGGAAGACAGTGAACTCACCATCCAAATGGTAGGCAGCTGCCAGAGCATCGATGACGAATCCTACAAACTAATCGGCCAGATCTTGGTCGAAAAGAACGACATCACAAAGGACGCCCTTGAGCGTATCCTCCTCGACCGCAAGCCCATCGGTCAGCTCCTGTCCGAAGCAGGACTAGTCAGCTCCAGCCAGGTCGAGGCGGCCCTGGTCGAGCAGCAGGAAGTCAAACGGCTGCGGCAGACGTCAAGCTCCGACACTCAGACGTCAAGCATTCGCGTTCCGGCCCAGAAACTGGACTTTCTCGTCGATCTGGTCGGGGAGTTGGTCACGGCCCAGGCGCGGCTGACCCAATTCGCGAGCGAGCAGAACGACGCTCGGCTGCAGGCCATCTCCGAAGAGATCGAACGGCTCTCCGACGAATTACGCGACAACACTCTGGGCATCCGCATGCTGCCCATCGGCTCCACCTTCAGCCGCTTCAAGCGTCTGGTGCGAGACCTTTCGCAGGAGCTGGGCAAGCGCATCATCCTCGAAACCCATGGCGAGGACACTGAGCTGGACAAGACCGTCATCGAACGCCTGGCCGACCCTCTAGTCCATCTGCTCAGAAACAGCATCGATCACGGCATTGAAAGTCCGGAAGTGCGCACAGCCCAAGGCAAAAGCCCCGAGGGCCGGATCGAGCTCTCGGCCGAACATTCTGGAGGCGAAGTACTCATCCGCATCATCGATGACGGAGCTGGCATCGACCCTGAGCGCATCCGGGCCAAAGCCATCGAAAAGGGCCTCATCGCCCACGACACCCTAATTTCCGACAAAGAAACGTTGATGCTCATTTTTGCGCCCGGATTCTCCACAGCCGAGAAAATCACCAGTATATCGGGCCGTGGCGTGGGCATGGACGTGGTCAAGCGCAACATCGACGCCCTTCGTGGCCGCGTCTCCCTGGAGAGCATACCCGGCGGCGGAACCACGGTTTCCGTGCGCATCCCTCTGACCCTGGCCATTATCGATGGGCTGCAAGTCCAGGTCGGGGACAGTTATTTCATCATGCCCCTCTCGGCCGTCGAGGAATGCGTAGAGCTGATCCGCAAGGACAACGACCGCGCCGCCTTCATCAACCTGCGCGGTCAGATGGTGCCCTACGTCAGCCTGCGCTCAAGCTTCGACATTCCGGGGCAGACCCCGGACATCGAACAGGTTGTGGTCTGCAACTCCCAAGGCATCCGGGTCGGCATCGTCGTGGACCGGGTCATCGGCGAACATCAGACCGTCATCAAAAGCCTTGGCAAGGTCTATCAGGATGTACTTGGAATTTCCGGTGCAACCATCAAGGGTGACGGAAGCATGGCGCTCATCCTCGACATCACAGCCCTCATCGTCTGAGCCATGTACGACGCAAACGGACAGACCGCACCGCTAATGAGCGACAAGGAGCTGAAGGAATTCAGCGAGTTCATCTATTCCGAGCTCGGCATCAAGATAACCCAAACCAAGAAGACCATGCTCCAATCGCGGCTACAACGTCGCCTGAGGACACTGAACATCAAATCCTATGGTCAATATTTGGAGTACCTGCAGTCGCTACGCGGCTTGGAGGTGGAATTACCCCAGATGGTTGACGCGGTGACTACCAACACGACCAGTTTTTTTCGCGAACCCAAACATTTCGAATATCTCTCCCAGACAATTCTTCCCCTGTGGCAAAAACATCATCCGGGTCAAACCTTTGCAGTTTGGAATGCAGGATGCTCGTCGGGCGAGGAACCATACACTACAGCCATGACCCTCATGGACTACCACCAGCGAATCCACCCACTGCGATTTTCCATAGTGGCCACGGACATTTCTACCGACATCCTCAAAAAAGCCGCCCGGGCCGTGTACGAAGACGAAAAAATCGCAAACATTCCCTTGGAATTCAGGCGGAAATACTTGCTGCGAAGCAAAAACAAGCACAATCGATTGGTCCGAATCGCCCCTGAACTTCGAGAAATGGTCAGCTTCAGACGCCTAAATTTCATGGATGACTTTCAATTCCGTGAGAAAATGAACCTTATTTTTTGTCGCAACGTAATGATCTATTTTGATAAAAAAACTCAGACTGAACTGGTTCAAAAATTTTGTAACCATCTTGAACCAGACGGATATCTTTTTATTGGCCATTCTGAAAGCTTAGCAGGCGCAGATCTACCTCTCAAGCAACTTGCTCCTGCTACATATATACGCATTTGAATACTCATATATTTATTTTTAATATATTGATTTTTATTTATATTACTGAATTAAAAATTTTAAAGGCCGAGCTTATGAAAAAAAGAATATGTTTCTTTTCAACAAAAAGCATATGCGTAGTTGTTTTGAAAAGTATTCTACTGGGAATTTTTACAGTTCTCCTGTTTTGCACATCAGCAACAGGCTATGCTTTGGATCTCAGCCCCGAGGAGGAAGATTACCTGCGCGTTCTGAAGCCACTGAGCGTGTGTGTCGATCCTGACTGGGAACCCTTCGAACGAATCACCCGGGACGGTAAGTATATTGGCATTGCCGCCGACCTGCTCAGACTGGTGGGCGAGAGGGCCGGAGTCACGTTCCTGATCACGCCAACTCGGGACTGGGAAGAAAGTGTTGCGCTGTCCAAGGCGGGCAGATGCGACATCCTCGCTTTTTTGAACATGACTCCTCAGCGCGAGGAATGGCTGATTTTCACGGAACCTTACTTTATCGATACCAACGTCATCGTAACTAGGGCCGAGCATGACTATGTCGCGAATCTTGCGGCCATTTCCAACGAGACCATGGCTTTGCCCAAAGGCACAAGCATTGAGGAACGGGTCCGACGCGATTACCCCAATGTACATCTTGTTCTTGTTGATTCGGAGGCCGAGGCGTTTCGATTGGTGGAAAATCGCAAGGCAGACATGACTCTGCGTTCGCTGACCATGGCAGCCCACACCATCAAAAAAGAGGGATGGTTCAACCTAAAGATCGCCGGTCAAATCACTGCCTATGCCAATGCCATGCGCATCGGAATGACCAAGGACAAACCTGTTTTACGCAATATCCTAAACAAGGCTGTGGCCACTCTAACGCCCCAGGAAGTCAATGAGATTGTCAATCGGCATGTTTCAATCTCAATAACAAGCAGCATTGATTACAGTTTGCTGTTCAAGACGTTAGCTGCCTTCTTGATCGTTGTTGGAATGGGATTAGCGTGGATGACTGTTTTACGCCGAAAGAACCGAACGTTGGCTACTCTTGGTGAACAATTGCGGCGGGACATGGAGGCGCGCGTAGAGATCGAGGCTGCCTTGCGCCAAAGCGAGGAGCGCTACCGCCTGCTCGTCGAGACGGCTCAGGAGGGAATCGTGGTGGCCCAAGACGGATACTTGGCCTACGCTAATCCTGCCGTGTCTGACATCACAGGATATTCGACAGAAGAACTAAAAGAAATGCCGTTCACCCATTATGTTTTTCCTGAAGACCGGGAGCTTCTTCTGGATAATCACAAACGGCGACTGGAAGGTAAAGAAACCGATCAGCGCTACCAGCTAAGGGTATTGCGCAAGAACGGGGAAGTTGCCTGGGTCGAAATGAGTGGAACCCTCATTGAATGGGGTCGTCAGCCAGCGTCTTTAAATTTTCTTGTGAACATTTCCAAGCGCAAGGCCTTTGAAGAAAAGATAAAATATATGGCCCAACACGACCCGTTGACAGGCCTGCCCAACCGGACGCTTTTCTTCGACCGACTGAACCAAGCCTTGGCCTTGGCACAACGCGAACGCCGGAGATTGGCTATGATGTTCATCGACCTCAATAACTTCAAACCAGTTAATGATACGCTTGGACATGACGTGGGCGACCTCCTCTTGCAGGCTGTGGGACGCAGAATCGCTGCTTCATTGCGTGCATCAGACACTGTGGGCCGCATAGGGGGGGATGAGTTTGTCGTCCTTCTTCCGAACGTGGAACGCCTGGAAGACGTTCAGCACGTGGCTGAAAAGATAGGGCAAGATCTGTCGCAGCCATTCGATCTTGATGGTCGACAAGTGAACATATCCGCGAGCATCGGCTCATCGGTCTTTCCAGACCACGGAGAAGACTCCAACACCTTGTTCCGACACGCTGACCAAAACATGTATCTGAATAAAAGCCGTTTCAATGAAAAAAAGCAACATCGCAAATGGTAAGCGCCCAGAAAATTTTCACAGCAGAATTTCGATAAGAAGTCTTGCGAACTTTCATTAATTCGACGCGTTCAAAAATCTACAGTCATTAAGTCCTCCAAGTCAATGAAGTAACCATAACTGTTTGTTATTAATTCAAATCAATTAGTATTAATGTCCAAAAACATAATGCCGCATCAAAGGAGCAACAATGCTTAACACCCAGTCTGTCAAGTTCACTACCAAACTGTTCACCGGAATCTTGTCCATATTGGTCCTGTCCCTCGTTTCGGTCATCATTGTAACCACTATCCTGGTAAAAGATGGGCTTCAAAACCTCGGCAAGGACGCTCTGGAAAACATGAACGAGTCCGTCTTCGCCTCTCTAGAGGCACAGAACTCCCTACTAATGGAAAAACTTTCCGGTGACATGACCATCTTGGAAGGAGAGTTGAAGCATTACGGATCCTTTGAACTGGATATGATTTATACTCTAAACAAAACTGTCACCAACCAAGCCACCAAGGCCTCTGAGAGTATTAGCATTCCCCAACTCAAACTCGGCAGCACTGTCATTAATGACAACACGGAAATTGTTGACAACGTACAGTCT
This DNA window, taken from Desulfomicrobium sp. ZS1, encodes the following:
- a CDS encoding methyl-accepting chemotaxis protein, whose amino-acid sequence is MKNIKLGIKIGGGFSILILIACTLGGLAVFNMKTVENDSVRLANEYVPEVGIAGEVERNAQLAMYAWRGYAFTKSLDFLAEGKKKLDDVQQNIITAKAHANKYPDLVKLRESVDLAQIKITEYQKQAVETERLLGIQDTSLVAARDAGDIFFQNAEAFLESQNTAMANEIDNGSSPENLKERLLKITQINNVIDLGNYARITTWRGLGLRNPKLLEEAMQVFTKVGDLLDQLKLTTRQEVNLKQISTIREAGESYKTNLNTLYSSVLEVEKLNKLRTETGNDVLSVAQNISVAGMDQTQNIANEAVTNLSTASTVMISGLSIGVLIGVITAIFLTKGITGPVRQGVEFARKLAEGDLTAKLDVDQKDEVGVLAQALRDMVSKLREIVTEVQSASDNVASGSEELSASAEQLSQGATEQAASVEEVSSSMEEMGSNIRQNADNASQTEKIALKAAVDAEAGGKAVVQAVGAMKNIAEKISIVEEIARQTNLLALNAAIEAARAGEHGKGFAVVAAEVRKLAERSGSAAAEISELSSSTVTVADQAGQMLIKLVPDIQRTAELVQEISAASNEQNAGAEQINKALQQLDQVIQQNASASEEMASTSEELSSQAEQLQSSISFFHLGATTTRVTSQMPSRRAKPQVSKKAPKALVSKGASSGLALDMGRDDEDDEFERF
- a CDS encoding chemotaxis protein CheW, which produces MSDNTTLQYLTFGLGEEVFALETGSVREVIELVSVTRIPKTPPFMRGVINLRGHAVPVVDLRVKFDMPQVNDTVNTCIIIVDVEVEGESCFMGAIVDSVREVFEMTNDQINPPPRMGTSIRTDFIRGMGKQNEEFIMILDIGKVFSPEELMVLAESGLEEE
- a CDS encoding methyl-accepting chemotaxis protein — translated: MASAVGEGALHAAISELQAQAGEAKVMFASVSSAEQLQGMSEVLNLIRTLDQAMVQFYTLVQTLKVLEITTRIESARLGSAGTGFTTLADDVKSLATVIAEHTRKIGDHSQLLMNQVASARERSQKQLSAQERIVVEMFSQLFSGITELESMRADSASLVLDLARGSKHVTESMGHVIASVQFHDITRQQVEHVEKILDQAVLEMNKRPRDEGELALGAWIRDVLRLQAPQLRQAQEMFRRAVEELISNLSAIGLNIEGLHGKITAVAYADKRDGSSILDTIRRHIAQVMEAMRTTSGHISETSRTMSRMADTISTVNTFVRGIEDIGAEIELIALNARVTAAHTGTQGRTLGVIAMEIQSLSVDARTRTGKIAEILTHISTLADRLSELAHSSDVSELVGGIQGRFETVLDHLASLDSELGKNIGHLSELGENLVTQIRSMTSSIHFHGQVSTLLLDLEKEIGGLEDKFKPFAEELDAARQPEKLRDQLSRYTMDSERLVHLAVLGQHEDTEQNSDVNLFGDNDVELFDDNVELF
- a CDS encoding STAS domain-containing protein, with translation MFACTTQGTPEHPVIKLAGSLTLEHSKEIHVELVARLPQAGALTIDLENSEKSDLSFVQILCSLLTNQSTRISFVSLPTHLLELAASLGADSLIKEITSRIEDTV
- a CDS encoding response regulator codes for the protein MSNTIMTVDDSASVRQMVCLTLKDAGYAVIEACDGKDALAKLSGPVNMIVTDLNMPNMNGIELIRAVRAMPQYKFVPIVMLTTESQTSTKEEGKAAGATGWIVKPFKPDQLLAVAKKLLR
- a CDS encoding chemotaxis protein CheA, which codes for MSREELNRQAFKEEALELLGELETSLLELEEDPKNDEVINRVFRAMHTIKGSGAMFGFEDIASFTHEVETVFDLARNGQISVSKELLDLTLLARDHILSMLEGEEHGIGTRAREVIVGLKALTPIQAKAEPDSSRMEAPPTCVTSSDMGTWRIRFAPPRNLFLSGTNPAALLEELCEMGEHHVIMHTKEIPELSELDPEQCLVWWDVILTTARSEDEIRDVFIFVEEDSELTIQMVGSCQSIDDESYKLIGQILVEKNDITKDALERILLDRKPIGQLLSEAGLVSSSQVEAALVEQQEVKRLRQTSSSDTQTSSIRVPAQKLDFLVDLVGELVTAQARLTQFASEQNDARLQAISEEIERLSDELRDNTLGIRMLPIGSTFSRFKRLVRDLSQELGKRIILETHGEDTELDKTVIERLADPLVHLLRNSIDHGIESPEVRTAQGKSPEGRIELSAEHSGGEVLIRIIDDGAGIDPERIRAKAIEKGLIAHDTLISDKETLMLIFAPGFSTAEKITSISGRGVGMDVVKRNIDALRGRVSLESIPGGGTTVSVRIPLTLAIIDGLQVQVGDSYFIMPLSAVEECVELIRKDNDRAAFINLRGQMVPYVSLRSSFDIPGQTPDIEQVVVCNSQGIRVGIVVDRVIGEHQTVIKSLGKVYQDVLGISGATIKGDGSMALILDITALIV
- a CDS encoding protein-glutamate O-methyltransferase CheR, which gives rise to MYDANGQTAPLMSDKELKEFSEFIYSELGIKITQTKKTMLQSRLQRRLRTLNIKSYGQYLEYLQSLRGLEVELPQMVDAVTTNTTSFFREPKHFEYLSQTILPLWQKHHPGQTFAVWNAGCSSGEEPYTTAMTLMDYHQRIHPLRFSIVATDISTDILKKAARAVYEDEKIANIPLEFRRKYLLRSKNKHNRLVRIAPELREMVSFRRLNFMDDFQFREKMNLIFCRNVMIYFDKKTQTELVQKFCNHLEPDGYLFIGHSESLAGADLPLKQLAPATYIRI
- a CDS encoding diguanylate cyclase domain-containing protein, which gives rise to MKKRICFFSTKSICVVVLKSILLGIFTVLLFCTSATGYALDLSPEEEDYLRVLKPLSVCVDPDWEPFERITRDGKYIGIAADLLRLVGERAGVTFLITPTRDWEESVALSKAGRCDILAFLNMTPQREEWLIFTEPYFIDTNVIVTRAEHDYVANLAAISNETMALPKGTSIEERVRRDYPNVHLVLVDSEAEAFRLVENRKADMTLRSLTMAAHTIKKEGWFNLKIAGQITAYANAMRIGMTKDKPVLRNILNKAVATLTPQEVNEIVNRHVSISITSSIDYSLLFKTLAAFLIVVGMGLAWMTVLRRKNRTLATLGEQLRRDMEARVEIEAALRQSEERYRLLVETAQEGIVVAQDGYLAYANPAVSDITGYSTEELKEMPFTHYVFPEDRELLLDNHKRRLEGKETDQRYQLRVLRKNGEVAWVEMSGTLIEWGRQPASLNFLVNISKRKAFEEKIKYMAQHDPLTGLPNRTLFFDRLNQALALAQRERRRLAMMFIDLNNFKPVNDTLGHDVGDLLLQAVGRRIAASLRASDTVGRIGGDEFVVLLPNVERLEDVQHVAEKIGQDLSQPFDLDGRQVNISASIGSSVFPDHGEDSNTLFRHADQNMYLNKSRFNEKKQHRKW